A DNA window from Mesorhizobium sp. C432A contains the following coding sequences:
- the rplK gene encoding 50S ribosomal protein L11 codes for MAKKIAGQLKLQVKAGSATPSPPIGPALGQRGINIMEFCKAFNAQTQEMEKGSPIPVVITYYQDKSFTFVMKTPPVSYFLKKAANLTSGSKEPGKIKAGTIGRDKVRAIAEQKMKDLNANDVEAAMRMVEGSARSMGLEVVG; via the coding sequence ATGGCTAAGAAAATTGCAGGCCAGCTCAAGCTCCAGGTCAAAGCGGGATCGGCTACGCCGTCTCCGCCGATCGGCCCGGCACTTGGTCAGCGCGGCATCAACATCATGGAATTCTGCAAGGCGTTCAACGCGCAGACCCAGGAAATGGAAAAGGGATCGCCGATCCCGGTCGTCATCACCTATTACCAGGACAAGTCCTTCACCTTCGTCATGAAGACGCCGCCGGTGAGCTACTTCCTGAAAAAGGCGGCGAACTTGACTTCGGGTTCGAAAGAGCCGGGCAAGATCAAGGCCGGCACGATCGGTCGCGACAAGGTGCGCGCCATCGCCGAACAGAAGATGAAGGATCTGAACGCAAACGACGTCGAGGCGGCCATGCGCATGGTCGAGGGCTCCGCCCGCTCGATGGGTCTGGAAGTGGTGGGCTGA
- the rplL gene encoding 50S ribosomal protein L7/L12: MADLAKIVDDLSKLTVLEAAELSKLLEEKWGVSAAAPVAVAAAGGAAAAAAPAEEKTEFDVVLTEAGAQKINVIKEVRAITGLGLKEAKDLVEAAPKPVKEAVSKADAEKFKAQLEAAGAKVDLK; encoded by the coding sequence ATGGCTGATCTGGCAAAGATCGTAGACGACCTTTCGAAGCTGACCGTCCTCGAGGCGGCCGAGTTGTCGAAGCTTCTGGAAGAAAAGTGGGGCGTTTCGGCTGCTGCTCCGGTGGCGGTTGCCGCTGCCGGCGGCGCTGCCGCTGCTGCTGCTCCGGCTGAGGAAAAGACGGAATTCGACGTCGTCCTCACCGAGGCAGGCGCTCAGAAGATCAACGTCATCAAGGAAGTCCGCGCCATCACCGGCCTGGGCCTCAAGGAAGCCAAGGATCTGGTCGAAGCAGCTCCGAAGCCGGTCAAGGAAGCCGTTTCCAAGGCTGACGCTGAGAAGTTCAAGGCCCAGCTGGAAGCAGCCGGCGCCAAGGTCGACCTGAAGTAA
- the secE gene encoding preprotein translocase subunit SecE, protein MASKTTNPFVFLQQVRAETAKVTWPSRRETMISTVMVLVFAVIAMIFFFTADVAMGYAIERLLSLGH, encoded by the coding sequence ATGGCTTCGAAAACCACAAATCCTTTCGTCTTTCTCCAGCAGGTCCGCGCGGAGACCGCCAAGGTGACTTGGCCGTCGCGCCGGGAGACGATGATCTCGACGGTGATGGTGCTCGTATTCGCGGTCATCGCGATGATCTTTTTCTTCACCGCCGACGTGGCCATGGGCTACGCGATCGAGCGGTTACTGAGCCTCGGCCATTAA
- the nusG gene encoding transcription termination/antitermination protein NusG — protein MTARWYIVHAYSNFEKKVAEDIENKAKQKGLSADIEQIVVPTEKVVEIRRGRKVDAERKFFPGYVLLKANLTDAVFSLVKNTPKVTGFLGDSKPVPITEAEAQRILNQVQEGVERPKPSVTFEIGEAIRVSDGPFASFNGFVQEVDEERARLKVEVSIFGRAVPVDLEFGQVEKG, from the coding sequence ATGACCGCGCGCTGGTACATCGTCCACGCCTATTCGAACTTCGAAAAGAAGGTCGCCGAGGACATTGAGAACAAGGCCAAGCAGAAGGGCCTGTCCGCCGATATCGAGCAGATCGTGGTGCCGACCGAGAAGGTCGTCGAAATCCGCCGCGGCCGCAAGGTCGATGCCGAGCGCAAGTTCTTTCCGGGCTATGTGCTGCTCAAGGCCAATCTGACCGATGCGGTGTTCTCGCTGGTCAAGAACACGCCGAAGGTCACCGGCTTCCTCGGTGACTCCAAGCCGGTGCCGATCACCGAAGCCGAGGCGCAGCGCATCCTGAACCAGGTTCAGGAAGGCGTCGAGCGGCCGAAGCCTTCGGTCACTTTCGAGATCGGCGAGGCGATCCGCGTTTCGGATGGTCCGTTCGCCTCGTTCAACGGTTTCGTCCAGGAAGTGGACGAGGAGCGGGCGCGGCTCAAGGTGGAAGTTTCGATCTTCGGGCGCGCCGTGCCGGTCGATCTGGAATTCGGACAGGTCGAAAAGGGCTGA
- the rpoB gene encoding DNA-directed RNA polymerase subunit beta, producing MAQTQTFNGRRRVRKFFGKIPEVAEMPNLIEVQKASYDQFLMVAEPKGGRPDEGLQAVFKSVFPISDFSGSSMLEFVKYEFEGPKFDVDECRQRDLTYAAPLKVTLRLIVFDIDEDTGAKSIKDIKEQDVYMGDMPLMTLNGTFIVNGTERVIVSQMHRSPGVFFDHDKGKSHSSGKLLFAARVIPYRGSWLDIEFDSKDVVHARIDRRRKIPVTSLLMALGMDGEEILSTFYNKITYKRAGDHWRIPFNVERFRGLKAVGDLVDADTGEVVVEAGKKITARQARALGEKGLKAIKATDEDLLGNYLAEDIVNYGTGEIFLEAGDEIDEKTLKVLLGTGESEIKVLDIDHVNVGAYIRNTLNVDKNESRQDALFDIYRVMRPGEPPTLETAEAMFNSLFFDSERYDLSAVGRVKMNMRLELKAEDTVRVLRKDDILAVVKTLVELRDGKGEIDDIDNLGNRRVRSVGELMENQYRVGLLRMERAIKERMSSIEIDTVMPQDLINAKPAAAAVREFFGSSQLSQFMDQTNPLSEITHKRRLSALGPGGLTRERAGFEVRDVHPTHYGRICPIETPEGPNIGLINSLATFARVNKYGFIESPYRKIVNGKLTNEVVYLSAMEESKHHVAQANAELDKNGGFVDEFVICRSAGEVMMAPRENVDLMDVSPKQMVSVAAALIPFLENDDANRALMGSNMQRQAVPLVRAEAPFVGTGMEPIVARDSGAAIGARRGGIVDQVDATRIVIRATEDLDPGKSGVDIYRLMKFQRSNQNTCINQRPLVRMGDRVNKGDIIADGPSTELGDLALGRNVLVAFMPWNGYNYEDSILLSERIVADDVFTSIHIEEFEVMARDTKLGPEEITRDIPNVSEEALKNLDEAGIVYIGAEVQPGDILVGKITPKGESPMTPEEKLLRAIFGEKASDVRDTSMRMPPGTFGTVVEVRVFNRHGVEKDERAMAIEREEIERLAKDRDDEQAILDRNVYSRLSDVLVGKEAIAGPKGFKKGSKLSKDTLDEYPRSQWWQFAVENEKLQSELEALRGQYDDSKKALEQRFMDKVEKVQRGDEMPPGVMKMVKVFVAVKRKMQPGDKMAGRHGNKGVVSRIVPVEDMPFLEDGTHADIVLNPLGVPSRMNVGQILETHLGWACAGMGKKIGELIDAYKTAGDIKPLRKTLESFIPANDRNEPVREYDDESIVRLSEQMRRGVSIATPVFDGAHEVDINIMLEQAGLHTSGQSQLYDGRTGEPFDRKVTMGYIYMLKLHHLVDDKIHARSIGPYSLVTQQPLGGKAQFGGQRFGEMEVWALEAYGAAYTLQEMLTVKSDDVAGRTKVYEAIVRGDDTFEAGIPESFNVLVKEMRSLGLNVELENTKLDDNPVRLPDAAE from the coding sequence ATGGCCCAGACCCAGACTTTCAATGGCCGCAGACGCGTACGCAAGTTCTTCGGAAAGATTCCGGAAGTTGCGGAGATGCCGAACCTGATCGAGGTTCAAAAAGCATCCTATGACCAGTTCCTGATGGTGGCGGAGCCCAAGGGTGGGCGTCCGGACGAGGGACTGCAGGCCGTTTTCAAGTCGGTTTTCCCGATCTCCGATTTCTCCGGCTCCTCGATGCTGGAGTTCGTGAAGTACGAGTTCGAAGGACCGAAATTCGACGTTGACGAATGCCGTCAGCGCGACCTGACCTATGCCGCGCCACTCAAGGTGACGCTTCGCCTCATCGTGTTCGATATCGACGAGGATACCGGCGCAAAGTCGATCAAGGACATCAAGGAGCAGGACGTCTATATGGGCGACATGCCGCTCATGACGCTCAACGGCACCTTCATCGTCAATGGCACGGAGCGCGTCATCGTCTCGCAGATGCACCGTTCGCCGGGCGTCTTCTTCGACCATGACAAGGGCAAGTCGCACTCCTCGGGCAAGCTTTTGTTTGCGGCGCGCGTCATTCCCTATCGCGGTTCGTGGCTCGACATCGAGTTCGATTCCAAGGACGTCGTGCATGCCCGCATCGACCGCCGCCGCAAGATTCCGGTGACGTCGCTCTTGATGGCGCTCGGCATGGACGGCGAAGAGATCCTGTCGACCTTCTACAACAAGATCACCTACAAGCGCGCCGGCGACCACTGGCGCATCCCGTTCAACGTCGAGCGTTTCCGCGGCCTCAAGGCCGTTGGCGACCTCGTCGATGCCGACACAGGCGAAGTTGTCGTCGAGGCCGGCAAGAAGATCACCGCCCGCCAAGCAAGGGCGCTTGGCGAAAAGGGTCTGAAGGCGATCAAGGCGACCGACGAGGATCTGCTCGGCAATTACCTGGCCGAGGACATCGTCAACTACGGCACCGGCGAGATTTTCCTCGAAGCCGGCGACGAGATCGATGAAAAGACGCTGAAGGTGCTGCTCGGCACGGGCGAAAGCGAGATCAAGGTTCTCGACATCGACCACGTCAATGTCGGCGCCTACATCCGCAATACGCTCAACGTCGACAAGAACGAGAGCCGCCAGGACGCACTGTTCGACATCTACCGTGTCATGCGCCCGGGCGAGCCGCCGACGCTTGAAACCGCCGAAGCCATGTTCAACTCGCTGTTCTTCGACTCGGAGCGCTACGACCTGTCGGCCGTCGGCCGCGTCAAGATGAACATGCGCCTCGAGCTCAAGGCTGAGGATACCGTGCGCGTGCTGCGCAAGGACGACATCCTGGCCGTGGTCAAGACGCTGGTCGAGCTGCGCGACGGCAAGGGCGAGATCGACGACATCGACAATCTCGGCAACCGCCGCGTGCGTTCTGTCGGCGAGCTGATGGAGAACCAATACCGCGTCGGCCTGCTGCGCATGGAGCGCGCGATCAAGGAACGTATGTCCTCGATCGAGATCGATACGGTGATGCCGCAGGACCTGATCAACGCCAAGCCGGCGGCTGCCGCCGTGCGCGAGTTCTTCGGTTCCTCGCAGCTGTCGCAGTTCATGGATCAGACCAACCCGCTGTCGGAGATCACCCACAAGCGCCGCCTGTCGGCACTTGGCCCGGGCGGTCTGACCCGCGAGCGCGCCGGCTTCGAAGTGCGCGACGTGCACCCGACGCATTACGGCCGCATCTGCCCGATCGAGACGCCGGAAGGCCCGAACATCGGTCTGATCAACTCGCTGGCGACCTTCGCGCGCGTCAACAAGTACGGCTTCATCGAAAGCCCGTACCGCAAGATCGTCAATGGCAAGCTGACCAATGAGGTCGTCTATCTCTCCGCTATGGAAGAGTCCAAGCACCACGTTGCGCAGGCCAATGCCGAGCTCGACAAGAATGGTGGTTTCGTCGACGAATTCGTCATTTGCCGCAGCGCCGGCGAAGTGATGATGGCGCCGCGCGAAAACGTCGATCTCATGGACGTGTCGCCCAAGCAGATGGTGTCCGTGGCCGCGGCGCTGATCCCGTTCCTCGAGAACGACGACGCCAACCGCGCGCTGATGGGCTCCAACATGCAGCGTCAGGCCGTGCCGCTGGTGCGCGCCGAAGCGCCGTTCGTAGGCACCGGCATGGAGCCGATCGTTGCCCGTGACTCGGGTGCCGCCATCGGCGCCCGCCGCGGCGGCATCGTCGACCAGGTGGACGCGACGCGTATCGTCATCCGCGCCACGGAAGATCTCGATCCCGGCAAGTCGGGCGTCGACATCTACCGGCTGATGAAGTTCCAGCGTTCGAACCAGAACACCTGCATCAACCAGCGTCCGCTGGTGCGCATGGGCGACCGCGTCAACAAGGGCGACATCATCGCCGACGGTCCGTCGACCGAGCTCGGCGATCTGGCGCTCGGCCGCAACGTGCTGGTCGCGTTCATGCCGTGGAACGGCTACAACTACGAGGACTCGATCCTGCTCTCCGAGCGCATCGTGGCCGACGACGTCTTCACCTCGATCCACATCGAGGAATTCGAGGTCATGGCCCGCGACACCAAGCTTGGACCGGAGGAAATCACGCGCGACATTCCGAACGTTTCGGAAGAAGCGCTGAAGAACCTCGACGAAGCCGGCATCGTCTATATCGGCGCGGAAGTGCAGCCGGGCGACATCCTGGTCGGCAAGATCACGCCGAAGGGCGAAAGCCCGATGACGCCGGAAGAAAAGCTCCTGCGCGCCATCTTCGGTGAAAAGGCGTCCGACGTTCGCGACACCTCGATGCGCATGCCTCCGGGCACCTTCGGCACAGTCGTCGAAGTGCGCGTCTTCAACCGCCACGGCGTCGAGAAGGACGAGCGCGCCATGGCGATCGAACGCGAGGAGATCGAACGCCTCGCCAAGGACCGCGACGACGAGCAGGCGATCCTCGACCGCAACGTCTATTCGCGCCTTTCCGACGTTCTCGTCGGCAAGGAAGCCATTGCCGGGCCGAAGGGCTTCAAGAAGGGCTCGAAGCTGTCGAAGGACACGCTGGACGAGTATCCGCGTTCGCAGTGGTGGCAGTTTGCGGTTGAGAACGAAAAGCTCCAGAGCGAACTGGAAGCCCTGCGTGGCCAGTACGACGATTCCAAGAAGGCGCTCGAGCAGCGCTTCATGGACAAGGTCGAGAAGGTCCAGCGCGGCGACGAAATGCCTCCGGGCGTCATGAAGATGGTCAAGGTCTTCGTGGCCGTGAAGCGCAAGATGCAGCCGGGCGACAAGATGGCCGGACGTCACGGCAACAAGGGTGTCGTGTCGCGGATCGTTCCGGTCGAGGACATGCCTTTCCTCGAGGACGGCACGCATGCCGATATCGTGCTCAACCCGCTGGGTGTGCCGAGCCGCATGAATGTCGGCCAGATCCTGGAAACGCATCTGGGCTGGGCATGCGCGGGCATGGGCAAGAAGATCGGCGAGCTGATCGACGCGTACAAGACGGCTGGAGACATCAAGCCGTTGCGCAAGACGCTCGAGAGCTTCATCCCAGCCAACGACCGCAACGAGCCGGTCCGCGAATATGACGACGAGAGCATCGTTCGCCTCAGCGAGCAGATGCGCCGCGGCGTCTCTATCGCGACACCGGTGTTCGACGGCGCGCATGAAGTCGACATCAACATCATGCTGGAGCAGGCGGGCCTGCACACCAGCGGTCAGTCGCAGCTCTATGACGGACGCACAGGCGAGCCGTTCGATCGCAAGGTGACGATGGGCTATATCTATATGCTCAAGCTTCACCACCTGGTGGACGACAAGATCCACGCGCGTTCGATCGGTCCGTACTCGCTCGTTACCCAGCAGCCGCTGGGCGGCAAGGCGCAGTTCGGTGGCCAGCGCTTCGGCGAAATGGAGGTCTGGGCGCTGGAAGCCTATGGCGCCGCCTACACGCTGCAGGAAATGCTGACGGTGAAGTCGGACGATGTCGCCGGCCGCACCAAGGTCTACGAGGCGATCGTGCGCGGCGACGACACGTTCGAGGCCGGCATTCCCGAGAGCTTCAACGTGCTCGTCAAGGAAATGCGGTCTCTCGGCCTCAATGTCGAGCTGGAGAACACCAAGCTCGACGACAACCCTGTCCGGCTGCCAGATGCTGCCGAATAG
- the rplJ gene encoding 50S ribosomal protein L10 — protein sequence MDRAEKRELVTGLNGAFAGAGSVVVAHYAGITVAQMNDLRSKMRAAGGTVKVAKNRLAKIALQGTDSASIIDLFKGQTLIAYSEDPIAAPKVASDFAKGNDKLVILGGAMGTTSLNADGVKALATLPSLDELRARLVGMIATPATRIAQIVNAPAASVARVIGAYARKDEAA from the coding sequence GTGGACAGAGCGGAAAAACGCGAACTCGTCACGGGCCTGAATGGTGCTTTTGCAGGCGCTGGTTCAGTCGTCGTGGCCCACTACGCCGGTATCACCGTCGCGCAAATGAACGACCTTCGGTCGAAAATGCGCGCTGCCGGTGGCACCGTCAAAGTCGCGAAGAACCGTCTCGCCAAAATCGCTCTTCAGGGCACGGACTCCGCATCGATCATCGACCTGTTCAAGGGACAGACGCTGATCGCTTATTCGGAGGATCCGATTGCGGCGCCGAAGGTCGCGTCCGATTTCGCCAAGGGAAATGACAAGTTGGTCATTCTCGGCGGCGCAATGGGCACCACCTCGCTCAACGCCGACGGTGTGAAGGCACTCGCCACACTTCCGTCGCTCGATGAGCTGCGCGCCAGGCTGGTTGGCATGATCGCCACGCCGGCAACCCGGATCGCCCAGATCGTCAATGCGCCAGCGGCTTCGGTCGCGCGCGTCATCGGCGCTTACGCCCGGAAGGACGAGGCGGCATGA
- the rplA gene encoding 50S ribosomal protein L1, which translates to MAKIAKRVSKSRDGIDPNKAYALGEALKLLKDRSTVKFDETIEVAMNLGVDPRHADQMVRGVVNLPNGTGRSVRVAVFARGGKADEARAAGADIVGAEDLVDIVQKGTIDFDRCIATPDMMPLVGRLGKVLGPRGMMPNPKVGTVTTDVAAAVKASKGGAVEFRVEKAGIVHAGVGKVSFDVKALEENVRAFADAVTKAKPAGAKGNYVKKVSVTSTMGPGLKLDVSTLAAS; encoded by the coding sequence ATGGCAAAGATTGCAAAGCGTGTATCGAAGTCCCGCGACGGCATCGACCCCAACAAGGCCTATGCCCTTGGTGAGGCGCTGAAGCTGCTCAAGGACCGTTCGACGGTGAAGTTCGACGAGACCATCGAAGTTGCGATGAACCTAGGCGTCGACCCGCGCCATGCCGACCAGATGGTCCGCGGCGTGGTCAACCTGCCGAACGGCACCGGCCGCTCTGTCCGCGTCGCCGTGTTCGCACGTGGCGGCAAGGCCGATGAGGCTCGCGCCGCCGGCGCCGACATCGTCGGTGCCGAGGATCTGGTCGACATCGTCCAGAAGGGCACGATCGACTTCGATCGCTGCATCGCCACGCCGGACATGATGCCGCTGGTCGGCCGTCTGGGCAAGGTGCTGGGCCCGCGCGGCATGATGCCGAACCCGAAGGTCGGCACCGTCACCACCGACGTCGCCGCCGCCGTCAAGGCATCGAAGGGCGGCGCTGTCGAGTTCCGCGTCGAGAAGGCCGGCATCGTTCATGCCGGCGTCGGCAAGGTCTCGTTCGACGTCAAGGCGCTGGAAGAAAACGTCCGCGCCTTCGCCGATGCCGTGACCAAGGCAAAGCCGGCTGGCGCCAAGGGCAACTACGTCAAGAAAGTGTCGGTCACCTCGACGATGGGCCCGGGCCTCAAGCTCGACGTCTCGACGCTCGCAGCGTCTTGA